GCGAGTATTCCTAAGCCCGCACTCAGAATCACCAGGGTAGCCGGTTCAGGAACGAGGTTGATTTGACCGCGAATTTCACCGCCTCCGAATTTGAAGGTGTGAACATTGATGTAGGTATTCCCTGCGAACAGGTCATCTTCACGGTCTTCGGGGAGGATAAGGGACCCGGCTTGGGTGTATTCGAAGACGCCAAACATCCCAGACCACGAACCTGCGCCACCACCGAGGAAGTCAACGATGATAGGACCATTGCTTCCAAATGGAGCAGCATGGATGTGTGTACCGACGATTTCGGTCGTAGAGTTTGCTGTCAGAGAGATGACATCGA
This genomic stretch from Fimbriimonadales bacterium harbors:
- a CDS encoding CHRD domain-containing protein, with the protein product MRISKLAILAGLTCALTLQASAATWLFQAFLSGDQEVPPTDSPGKGVFAFNYDDATNAIDVIFLDVISLTANSTTEIVGTHIHAAPFGSNGPIIVDFLGGGAGSWSGMFGVFEYTQAGSLILPEDREDDLFAGNTYINVHTFKFGGGEIRGQINLVPEPATLVILSAGLGILAARRRNR